In the Methanofastidiosum sp. genome, CTATCTCCATTAAATGAAATATCAAAAGGTTTATATTAAATTATTTGTGTATAAAAATCATGATAACTGATGAGATGGAGATTCATCCCGAGGCTTTTATTCATGAAAAGGCCTTTGTCAACGGAAAGGTGAAAATGGAAAAAGGCTCAAGCGTCTGGCCGTTTGCCGCATTAAGAGGAGATATTGATAGAATTGAGATCGGTGAGGGGAGTAACGTTCAGGACAATGCTGTTGTACATACAGACCCTGGAAAACCAGCGATTATTGGAAAAAATGTAGTAATAGGGCATTGTGCAGTGGTTCATGCATCTATCATTGGGGATAACACCCTTATAGGTATAAATGCTACAGTTTTGAGTGGCTCTATAATAGGGAAAAACTGCATAATCGGTGCCGGGGCAGTAGTAAGTGAGAACATGGATATACCGGACAATTCAGTTGCTGTTGGAGTTCCTGCCATGGTGATTAAAAGAACAGATGAGAAGGCGATTGAGCGAATAAAGAAAAATGCCGAGGCTTATATCGATCTAATAAAGAAATACAAAAATTGATCAGGTTACTATGTTTATATCTTCACTATTCAAAAACATACCCAATTTTATTTTAGGGCCTGCCTACGGCGTCTATGAAAAAAAGCTCATAGGCGAGATAAAGGAGGATACAGTTCCAAGTCACGTAGGGCTTATTATGGACGGCAACAGGAGATATGCCGTATCAAAAGGGCTCCCAACTTATATCGGTCATGAGATGGGTATGAAAAAAGCTGAAGAGCTTTTGGACTGGGCAAATGAGATTGGAATTAAAGTGGTCACGCTATACGCTTTTTCAACTGAGAACTTCAAGAGAGATAGTGAAGAAGTTAGTTACATAATGAGTATGCTTGAAAGGAAGTTCAAGGAAGCAGCGGCCAACAAGAAAATAATTGAAAACAGGGTAAGGGTCAAAGCAATAGGAAATATTACTATGCTTCCTGAAAATGTCAAGCAGGCTATAAAAGAAGGAGAGTCTGCAACAGAAAAATATGACAACATGACGCTAAACATCTGTGTCGCATACGGCGGCAGGATGGAAATAATAGAGGCTATAAAAAATATACTTGACAACTTTAACGGCGGTGCAATTGACCCAGAGGAGATAGACGCAAAGCTGCTTAGTGAGAATCTCTTTACAAAGGGGCTCCCAGACCCCGATATAATCATAAGGACTGGTGGCGAGGTAAGACTCAGTAACTTCCTTTTATTTCAGTCTGCATATTCAGAGCTATTTTTTTTAAACATTTACTTCCCTCTCATAAGAAAAATCGATTTTTTAAGGGTTATTAGGGATTTTCAGCGAAGAAACAGGAGATTTGGAAGATAATTGGATAAGTTTAAAAACTCCAAATCTATTATAAATATGTTACATCGGTAAATATTTGTCACAAATGTAGGTGTTGTAATGGTAGAAAGGTTTAGGTCAATTACGAGTGTGGGGAGAGGTTTTAGCCGTTATATGGGCTCAATATCAAGGAAGAAAAGAAAGGCCGACAGGATGATAGGCCTTCTAATTGATGGGCCCAATATATTGAGAAAAGAGTTTGACATTAATCTAGAGGATATAAAAAAGATTCTAGAAGATATGGGGGACATAAGGATTGGAAAAGTTCTATTGAACCAATTTGCACCCCATGGTCTTATTGAGGCAATTGCCAATCAAGGCTTTGATGCGATTGTTGTTACAGGCGACATCGATGTCAGGATGGGTGTTGAAGCTATGGAGATAATCTATAACGAAAATATCAATACTGTGGCAATAGCAACAAGGGATGCAGATTTTGTACCGATACTTGCAAAGGCAAAGGAACATGGAAGGGAAACTATAGTCATTGGGGCGGAGCCCGGATTTTCTATAGCACTTCAAAACACTTCTGACTTTGTCATCAAGATGGGAAAAACACCTCCAGAAGTAATCGATGAAGAATCGGAAGAGCTTATGATTGAGGGTGAAGAGCTAGACGACTCTTATTAATAATTTTTTATTTCTTAGTAAGTTTTATAAGTTTCGAGCGCTTTAATAATAGAGTGGAAAACATACCGGAAACGAGTGTTCTAACTAGGACAGAGATGCAGATAATAAGATCTCTGAAGCTTTCTTTTAGAACCTATGATGACTTAGAAAAGGAAGGGGTCGGTGATTCTAAGACATTAAATTCTGCGATAAATGCACTTTTATCGAAAAGATTGATGTCTCAGATGATTAAAGAAAATGACCTTGGCTATTCCACAGAATATTTCTTGACACCAAAGGGTATTGAGATGTCAAAGATTTTGTCCCTCATGAGGATATATAAGTTTCCTGACGAGGGCATGACAAGACTGAAAATCAAGATCTTGGAATTTTTGGACAAGGAAAAAAAGCTTGAGAAGATAACTGAGTTTCTTGATATAGAAGAGGCAGAAGTCAAGAGGAACTTAAGGGTGCTTGTCAACACGAACCTTGTCAAAAAGGAAGAGGACATCTATTCTATAACATACCCTGGCGGAAAGTTCTTGGGTTTATTTTTGAAGTAAGGCGATTTTATGGACATCCTTTATCTTGAGTGGAGCAAGGTAGACGAGGCGATATGGACAATCTGTGACCTCATAAGAAGGGACTATGATTTTGACGTCATTGTCGGCATCTCAAGAGGGGGATTGATACCCGCAGTCAGAATCTCCCATATCTTTGACAATAAACGTCTACTATTAATGGAAGCTAAATACTACAAGGACATAGGGGTTAGAGACGACAAACCCAAGATCACGTTACCCTTGAAAAAAGAGGATGTCGTTGGAAAAAAGATCCTCCTTGTGGACGATGTTGCAGACACCGGCGGGACGCTAGTTGCTGTCAAGGAGTATATAGAAGGGCTCTCCCCAAAGGAGCTTAGAGTTGCAGTAGTTGCCTCAAAGCCAATATCAGCTGTAAAGCCAGATTATTCAGTTTTTAACACAGACAAATGGATAATATTCCCATGGGAGAAGATGCCTGTGGAGAAGAAGAAATGAGAAGTTTTATCTCGATGGATATCACCTCAAAAGATTTATTGGATAAGGTAAAGTCTTTTCAGACAAATTTAAAAAATTCTGCATGCCCGATGAAGATAGTCGAGAAAGAAAATCTTCACCTGACTTTAAAGTTTTTAGGAGAAATTGGCGAATCTTCTTACAAAAGAATAGTTGAGTCACTTTCTCCATCACTATCTGAGTTTTCCTCATTTGAAGTCAATTTGAAGGGAACTGGATTCTTCCCAAGTATCTCTGATCTAAGGGTCATATGGATAGGTATGGATGCCCCAGAGATAGTCTATATCCAAAAAGATATTGATGAAACTCTGAAAACAATGGGTTTTAAAGAGGACAGGAAGTTTGTACCCCATCTCACAGTTTCACGAGTTAAAAGCTCCCTAAATAAAAAATCGCTTCTGAATGTCCTTGATGAGTACAGGGATTACGATTTTGGGCGCCAGCAAATAACAAGTATAAACTTCAAGAAAAGCACGCTTACGCCGCAAGGGCCCATATACGAAACTTTAAAAGAATTTAAGCTAAAGAGTGTATAATGTTTCCTGAGATTAAGGCAGATGTTCTGAAAGAGATAGTCCCAAGTGATAGAGAAAGGAAGGAAGTAACCTCTATTACAAATAAGATAGTAGAACACCTGACTGAAAAGATATCAAGAGAAAAGATAAATGCAAGAGTTGAGGTGGTAGGCTCAATTGCAAAGGACACCTGGATTTCGAAAGACAGGGACCTCGATATTTTTATTGTGTTTGACAAATCTACGCCCTTAGAAGAGCTAAAGAAGATGGGATTAGTCTTAGGAAAAATTGAGCTCGAAGGGTTCACTTCTGAGACTGCCTATGCAAATCATCCCTACACTATAAATAGGTTCAAGGAGTTTAAGATTGACGTTGTGCCGTGCTATGACTCTATTGAAATAATCACAGCTGTTGACAGGACCCCACACCACACAAGATTTGTCAAGGAGAATATAGGTAAGCTTAGAAATGATGTCCGCCTGTTAAAGCAGTTCATGAAGGGTGTTGGCGTCTATTCATCAGAGCAGAAGATCCAGGGTTTTGCAGGATACCTCTGTGA is a window encoding:
- a CDS encoding TIGR00288 family NYN domain-containing protein gives rise to the protein MGSISRKKRKADRMIGLLIDGPNILRKEFDINLEDIKKILEDMGDIRIGKVLLNQFAPHGLIEAIANQGFDAIVVTGDIDVRMGVEAMEIIYNENINTVAIATRDADFVPILAKAKEHGRETIVIGAEPGFSIALQNTSDFVIKMGKTPPEVIDEESEELMIEGEELDDSY
- a CDS encoding phosphoribosyltransferase; translation: MDILYLEWSKVDEAIWTICDLIRRDYDFDVIVGISRGGLIPAVRISHIFDNKRLLLMEAKYYKDIGVRDDKPKITLPLKKEDVVGKKILLVDDVADTGGTLVAVKEYIEGLSPKELRVAVVASKPISAVKPDYSVFNTDKWIIFPWEKMPVEKKK
- the thpR gene encoding RNA 2',3'-cyclic phosphodiesterase, encoding MGEDACGEEEMRSFISMDITSKDLLDKVKSFQTNLKNSACPMKIVEKENLHLTLKFLGEIGESSYKRIVESLSPSLSEFSSFEVNLKGTGFFPSISDLRVIWIGMDAPEIVYIQKDIDETLKTMGFKEDRKFVPHLTVSRVKSSLNKKSLLNVLDEYRDYDFGRQQITSINFKKSTLTPQGPIYETLKEFKLKSV
- a CDS encoding gamma carbonic anhydrase family protein, which encodes MITDEMEIHPEAFIHEKAFVNGKVKMEKGSSVWPFAALRGDIDRIEIGEGSNVQDNAVVHTDPGKPAIIGKNVVIGHCAVVHASIIGDNTLIGINATVLSGSIIGKNCIIGAGAVVSENMDIPDNSVAVGVPAMVIKRTDEKAIERIKKNAEAYIDLIKKYKN
- the uppS gene encoding di-trans,poly-cis-decaprenylcistransferase — protein: MFISSLFKNIPNFILGPAYGVYEKKLIGEIKEDTVPSHVGLIMDGNRRYAVSKGLPTYIGHEMGMKKAEELLDWANEIGIKVVTLYAFSTENFKRDSEEVSYIMSMLERKFKEAAANKKIIENRVRVKAIGNITMLPENVKQAIKEGESATEKYDNMTLNICVAYGGRMEIIEAIKNILDNFNGGAIDPEEIDAKLLSENLFTKGLPDPDIIIRTGGEVRLSNFLLFQSAYSELFFLNIYFPLIRKIDFLRVIRDFQRRNRRFGR